In Excalfactoria chinensis isolate bCotChi1 chromosome 3, bCotChi1.hap2, whole genome shotgun sequence, one DNA window encodes the following:
- the HDDC2 gene encoding 5'-deoxynucleotidase HDDC2, whose amino-acid sequence MAAGPAGGGMLPFLRLLGQLKRVPRTGWVYRNVAKPESVSDHMYRMAMMALVTEDKSLNKDRCIRLALVHDMAECIVGDIAPADNVSKEEKHRREEAAMRQLTQLLSEDLRKEIYELWEEYENQCTAEAKFVKQLDQCEMILQALEYEELENTPGRLQDFYDSTAGKFVHPEILQLVSMINTERNKKIAATCHPHS is encoded by the exons ATGGCGGCGGGGCCTGCGGGGGGCGGCATGCTGCCCTTCCTGAGGTTGCTGGGGCAGCTCAAG AGAGTACCGCGGACAGGATGGGTGTACAGGAACGTGGCGAAGCCAGAGAGCGTGTCAGATCATATGTACAGGATGGCAATGATGGCCTTGGTGACCGAAGACAAAAGCCTTAACAAGGACAG ATGCATACGATTAGCTTTGGTTCATGATATGGCTGAATGCATTGTTGGAGACATTGCTCCTGCAGACAACGTTTCAAAAGAGGAGAAACACAGGAGAGAAGAG GCTGCTATGCGACAACTGACCCAGCTTTTATCAGAGGAcctcagaaaagaaatctaTGAACTCTGGGAG GAATATGAAAACCAGTGTACCGCGGAAGCCAAGTTTGTCAAACAGTTGGATCAGTGTGAGATGATACTGCAGGCGCTTGAGTACGAAGAGCTGGAAAACACTCCTGGCAGACTGCAGGATTTTTATGATTCAACTGCTG gaAAGTTTGTTCACCCAGAAATACTCCAGCTTGTGTCTATGATTAAcacagaaaggaataaaaaaatagcTGCTACGTGTCATCCACATTCCTGA